One part of the Glycine soja cultivar W05 chromosome 11, ASM419377v2, whole genome shotgun sequence genome encodes these proteins:
- the LOC114376424 gene encoding aromatic aminotransferase ISS1-like, with protein sequence MGSFVKLSRRALETEMPVMVQMQELLRGAKNAVSLAQGVVYWQPPKQALEKVKELVSEPLISRYGNDEGIPELRAALVKKLRDENNLHKSSVMVTSGANQAFVNLVLTLCDPGDSVVMFAPYYFNAYMSFQMTGVTNILVGPGSSDTLHPDADWLERILSETKPPPKLVTVVNPGNPSGTYIPEPLLKRISDLCKNAGSWLVVDNTYEYFMYDGLKHSCVEGNHIVNVFSFSKAFGMMGWRVGYIAYPSEVKDFAEQLLKVQDNIPICASILSQYLALYSLEVGPQWVVDQVKTLEKNREIVLEALSPLGEGSVKGGEGAIYLWAKLPHGNAHDDFDVVRWLANKHGVAVIPGKACGCPGNLRISFGGLTENDCRAAAERLKKGLEELVRDGLRE encoded by the exons ATGGGTTCGTTCGTGAAGCTTTCAAGGAGGGCCTTGGAAACTGAGATGCCCGTTATGGTTCAG ATGCAGGAATTGCTCCGAGGAGCTAAGAATGCCGTGTCTTTGGcccag GGGGTGGTTTATTGGCAGCCTCCCAAGCAAGCATTGGAAAAAGTGAAAGAACTTGTATCTGAGCCTTTAATTAGTCGTTATGGTAACGATGAAGGTATTCCTGAACTCAGAGCAGCATTAGTCAAAAAG TTGCGTGATGAAAATAATTTGCACAAATCTTCAGTAATGGTTACATCAGGTGCCAATCAG GCATTTGTGAATCTAGTTCTTACTCTCTGTGATCCGGGTGATTCCGTGGTTATGTTTGCTCCGTACTACTTCAATGCCTACATGTCCTTCCAGATGACTGGCGTTACCAATATTCTAGTTGGTCCTGGTAGCTCAGACACACTCCATCCTGATGCAG ATTGGTTGGAAAGAATATTATCAGAAACTAAACCACCTCCAAAGCTTGTTACTGTTGTAAATCCAGGCAATCCATCTGGAACTTACATTCCAGAGCCCCTTCTAaag AGGATTTCAGATCTCTGCAAGAATGCTGGCTCTTGGCTTGTTGTTGATAATACATACGA GTATTTTATGTATGATGGCCTGAAACACTCTTGTGTTGAGGGAAATCatattgttaatgttttctcattCTCAAAAGCATTTGGAATGATGGGATGGCGGGTTGGATAT ATAGCATATCCCTCTGAAGTAAAAGACTTTGCTGAACAACTTCTCAAAGTTCAAGACAACATTCCCATCTGTGCTTCAATATTATCACAGTATCTTGCCCTGTATTCATTGGAAGTGGGGCCTCAATGGGTTGTAGATCAGGTAAAAACTCTTGAAAAGAACAGAGAAATTGTTTTAGAAGCCCTCTCTCCTCTTGGAGAGGGTTCTGTGAAAGGAGGAGAAGGTGCTATATACCTGTGGGCAAAGCTCCCACACGGAAACGCTCACGATGATTTTGATGTTGTTCGCTGGCTAGCTAACAAGCATGGGGTTGCAGTAATCCCAGGAAAAGCTTGTGGTTGTCCCGGCAATCTTAGAATTTCATTTGGAGGCTTGACGGAGAATGATTGCAGAGCTGCCGCAGAAAGACTGAAGAAAGGCTTAGAAGAATTGGTTAGAGACGGACTGCGGGAGTAA